Sequence from the Sandaracinaceae bacterium genome:
GAGATCGCAGTAGAAGGCGATCAGGACCACGGCGATGATCACGCCGAGCCAGTTCTTGCTCCGCCAGCCCTCGCGGAAGGTCGAGTCGAGGCCGTTCTGTCCTTGAAGGTCCATCGTCGTTCACCCGCGCACGGCCGGGGCCGGCATGTGGCCTGGGGCGACGCTGAACGCGACGCCCGAGAGCTCCTGCTTCTTCGCTCGCTCCGGGATGACGAGGGGCGGCACGAGCTCCGTGTCGAACGCCGCCTCGTTCAGGTGCGCGAGCACGTACTCGAGCGAGCGGTGCTCCTCGATCCATCGGATCAAGACCGCGTGATCCCAGCGCCGACCGAGCAGGTTGAACCCGATGACGCGCCCGCCCTCGAGGACGATCCGCGTGGTGCTGCGCACCGGGCCTCGCTCCTCGTGGAACCAGTTCTGCTCCCCCTCGACGTTCATGCTGACGAGCCCGGCGGTGGTGTACTCGATGTCCATCAGCTTTGCCGAGTTGTACCATGTTCCGCGGTCGTAGACGGCGCGGTCACCGCAGAGCCGGCGGCCGGCCACGCGGCCCTGGTCCCGCGCGGTGTACCAGAGCTGCTCGGGGCGTCTCCCGCCGTCGACCCAGCGCACCGCCGCGCAGTCGCCGGCCGCGAACACGCCGTCGGCGCTCGCGCCGAGCCCCTCGTCCACCACGATTCCGCCGCGCTCGAGCTCCAGCCCGCTCCCCGCGAGCCACTCGGTGTTGGGCACCACGCCGATCGCGATGACGCAGAGATCGCAGTCGTAGCGGCCCTGATCGGTCACCAGCGCCTCGAGCGCGCCGCCGCCTTCGAACGCCTCCACGTTCTCGCCGAGCCGCACGTCGACGCCGTGCTCGCGCATGCGCTCGCTGATCCAGGTCGACTCCGCCTCGTCGAGCGCGATGGGCCAGAACCAGTCTTCGCGGATGAGGAACTTGGGGCGCAGCCCGGCGTGCACGAGGACCTCGACCGCCTCGATGCCGATGAGCCCGCCGCCGATCACCGCGGGGCGCTCGGGGCGCCTGCCGCGCTTCGTCGCGCCGACCTCTCGCGGCCAGTAGGGCGAGCCGACCTCGCTGCGCTCGACGTGCGCGTCGGGGTTGGGCGGCCGACCGCCGTGGCTGGGTCCGCCGTGCACCTCGCGCTCGAGCCACTCGAGGTCCTGCATCGTCACGAAGTGGCCCACCCCGGGCAGGTCGCCGCCGCTCCACGGGGAAGGGCGCGGGCGGCTCCCACACGCGATCAACAGGCGATCGTAGGCCACGGGCTCGCCGCCGGACACGCTCACCGTCCTGGCCTCCGCGTCGAGCCCGGTCGCGCGCGCGCGCACCCGCCGGAAGCCCATCCGGGCGTAGAGATCCCGCTCGTGCGGCTCGATGCATCGGTGGCTGAGCTGACCCGACATCACCCACATCAGCGCGGTGCGCGAGAAGAAGTGATCGCTCTCCTCGCTGATGATGGTGATGTCCCAGTCCGGCTCGCGGTTGCGGACGGTGATCGCGGCCTCGATGCCCGCGACCCCGTTGCCGATGATGACGATGCGCATCTGTTGGCCTCTACGTCCGCTCTCTGGTCCTCGTTACGGCGTTCGGCTACCCCCCTTGGAGGATCGCCGCGATCGACTGTCCCGCGATCAGCCACCACGCGGCGACGAGCACCGCGACGCCGAGCGCGCGCAGGAGCAGGCCGCCGACCCCCGTGAGCGGCCCCTCGAGGTGCATCTCGGGGGAGGCCTCGCGCCAGGTGTTCATGCGCGCGCCGACCGCGACACGCTCGCGCGGCGCCGCCTCCCGGTAGCCCGCGTCCGCCTGGACCGTGCGCTCCTCGAGCTTCACGGTGACGCACGCGTGGGTGTGGCGGTCCCGGACGCCCTGCGCGAGCGTCGCGCGCGCCTCCTCGCTCAGCTCGACCGTCGCGTCGCGGTCCTCGAACGCGAGCGCGCCGTCCTCGATCTCCGCGAGCATCCAGCCGCGACGCGCGGAGCTCGCCTCGATCTCGGTCAGGCTCGACACGGGCGGGATGCTCGGCCGCACGAAGCGCTCGAAGCGGATCTTGGGGAGCAGCTTCAAGCAGATGCCGAAGCCGCGGCCGCCGATCGCGATCATGCCGCCCGCGTAGAGGACCCCCAGCGCCGCCTGCCCGATCGCGACGATGCCGACGGCGCCCTGCCCGATGGCGATCACGCCGCGCGCGACCTGCCCGATGGCCACCACCCCGCACGCGAGCTGCCCGAAGGCGAAGACGCCGTACGCCTGCTGGCCGAAGGCGAAGACCCCGGGGCGGTCGGGATCGGTGGAGACCCAGTCCAAGCCGCGAGCTTACGCGAGCCGTCAGAAGATCTCGAACCGACAGTCGCCGTCGCAGCCGTCGCCCGCGGTGGTGTTGCCGTCGTCGCACTGCTCGCCCAGATCGGTCTGCACGACGCCGTCGCCGCAGCGCCCGCCGAGCTCCATGCAGCCAGGCGCGCACGCGCTCGGGCCGCCGCCGAGGTTCAGCCCGTCGTCGCACACCTCGCCGAACTCGGCCTGCACGACCGCGTCGCCGCAGTAGGGCGTGAGCGTGCAATCGGACGCGCAGCCGTCGTAGGTGGCGCCGTTGGCGTCCCCGTCGTCGCACGCCTCGTCGGACGCGATCACTCCGTCACCGCAGGTCGAGCGGCACGTCGACGGCGCGCGCGTGAAGTTGGACAGGGTCAGCCGGTACTGCGAGCGCGTGGTGTGGCGCTCCGCCTGGAAGACCACCGCCTCGTAGATGCCGCCCACCCGCAGGCCGAGCGGCGCGA
This genomic interval carries:
- a CDS encoding NAD(P)/FAD-dependent oxidoreductase, with translation MRIVIIGNGVAGIEAAITVRNREPDWDITIISEESDHFFSRTALMWVMSGQLSHRCIEPHERDLYARMGFRRVRARATGLDAEARTVSVSGGEPVAYDRLLIACGSRPRPSPWSGGDLPGVGHFVTMQDLEWLEREVHGGPSHGGRPPNPDAHVERSEVGSPYWPREVGATKRGRRPERPAVIGGGLIGIEAVEVLVHAGLRPKFLIREDWFWPIALDEAESTWISERMREHGVDVRLGENVEAFEGGGALEALVTDQGRYDCDLCVIAIGVVPNTEWLAGSGLELERGGIVVDEGLGASADGVFAAGDCAAVRWVDGGRRPEQLWYTARDQGRVAGRRLCGDRAVYDRGTWYNSAKLMDIEYTTAGLVSMNVEGEQNWFHEERGPVRSTTRIVLEGGRVIGFNLLGRRWDHAVLIRWIEEHRSLEYVLAHLNEAAFDTELVPPLVIPERAKKQELSGVAFSVAPGHMPAPAVRG